The genomic segment gttgcagtactagtgttagtgacAATTGCGGGGAAGATGGGCAGGTATCTAggtagatatgagatagaccttttaaaaaatgtttcaatgttggatgcttgaagaaatccagagagttagggggctgataagaaactatggtggagaggtaaactctcaaggaagggagggaaaagctgctagacttgagatgaagcgaaaaacatagaacagtagcaagtgatgggttgatagaaggcaatgaagaagatTCAGTGAAggatttgaatctgttccatttgtacaggtaagcctttctagtggagggcttctttgattgaCAGAGGACATTCATTAGCAAGGcggaatcctccatgctgccaggtgcagTACAGGTAAGTTTGGGTGGAGTACTTGGGCATTGTTCTatgtgaggaggtggggcaggtgagacaggtggtgaatgtctgatgagagattgtgaaggactgaAAACCAGGGTTGTCccagccaccaaggggctataacgatGGCATTGGGTTTGTCTTGTTATAGGCGAACCACAACCTTGTGGAGAAGTGGGGACGGCGGAGAAAGgtaagtgagggtcttgggccattGGCTGACGAATGCATCTCCTTAGGAATGTTTGCCAATGCCAGCTCAGGAGCAATATCGTTTGCACTTCTGAGGTGAAGAGGTCAAGAGCTGGTTTGCCCCACCATTCACATaggtgaagaaaaactgattggtctaactcccattcgtgagcttGAGAGTTTGTGTGGTTGAGTAGATCATCCAAGTTGTTGTCATGGCTGGCAATGTCTAAAGCTGTGAGGCAGATATGATCTGCTAGGCACCACTCACAGAGGTCGACCgctaaatagaggagacttggagagtgggtACCACCTTGTTTCAAAATATAGTACATTACTATGGTGTTGTCAGTGGCAATTTATACCATCTTGCCAGCgaggagatttctgaaagctttgcaagtTTTCATAACTGCCAACAGCTCTAATTCgttgatgtgaagcaatttctGTCTGGAAGACCACTTagtgtggattttgagagatttgcagtgagctccccagcctgtgaggctggtgTCGGTGGTGACCTGTATTGTGGTCGTGGCTGTCAGAACGGCCACCCGATGGATAGGTTGAGAGGAAAATGCCACCGCTGAAGTTGGGAGGCGAGTTCTGGGGTGAcctttaaaagagtgtgaggaGGGTCTGTGAGCGGGTTGAAGAGGGTGAGAAACCATAACTGAAGAGATCTTGCTGGAGTACTGAAATCctagaggccatggtgcctagtacaCATTGCACAGTCAAGGTGGGTACCATAGCATGAGGGGTAAAAACTTGAAGTAATGCAATGAGATTTTCctctcttgtctggaggaagaaaggcacGAGCTTGTGTGGAATTTATGCATGCgcctatataatgaataatctttgtaggtttcaaatttgatttttgtttgttgacagtgagactgAGATCGCGAaggagggtaagggtgaagtgagTGTCTTGTTGGGCCTTGCGATGGGAATAAGCTACGAGGAGCCAATCAGcgatatatggaaatatgagaatttttGCAACCTGAGGTAAGCAACTACCAGTGCCATGAGCTTGGTGAATATTCTTGGAACTGTTGCAAGGTCGAAAagaagccttttgaattggtaggcttgtgatcctagctgaaattgaaggaattttctgtgtgaggGAATTATGGAAATACAGAAGTATGTGTCTTTGAGATCTATGACAGTGAACCAGTCGTTTTTGTGGAGCAAAGGGAGAACTGATTCGAGGGTAACCATACAAAACTTTGtggtaatgatgtatttgtttaactctcGTAGGTCTAAGATAGGGCAAAGACTTCCGTCCTTTTTGGGTATGGTGAAATAGCAAGAGATAAACcctttgttgtgttgtgagaCAGGTTGTATGGCATCTTTGAAGAGTAAATTTTTATCTCCTCTAGTAGGTTTGGAGATGGTGGAGTGATGTGAGTTGCTGGAGgaagttggaagaaatggatgtgGTAGCTGTCGCGGATGATGGACAGTacccaggcatctgtagtgatggattccATCACTACAGAGAGCAGGATGGGTGGAGTGGTGTGTGATCTCAGCCATGGGAGTgtcaaacatgatgtttgggtTTGCGGTCATTGCGCCTAGTAATGGGTTGTTGGcggggtttatttctttgatttctgaaatagggtgtataagatgtttgttttggaggatcaCGTTGGAATTTTTTATATGGGTTGTACGGTAGTCTCCATTGATTTTGTTGGGGATGTTGTTGGTAAAATGGATAAACTCCCCAACGGCtaactgctgatcttttcttttgcatgttttccaaaatatcatcactttcagcattaaagaggcctgccACGTCGAATGGAAGGTCTTCGATACATGTGCGGGCAtcctcagccaggccagctgtccttAGACAAGAGAAACTAAAGTGGCCATTGACTTTGCTGTGGCCTCTACTGTGTGCCAAGCTGTTTGGCAATGGAAagaccttcttgttgaaaggtACGGGAAAGtacttttttatcttctggtaaagaTTCTACAAAGGTTGAtatattgtcccaaaggaaaaGTCGATATGCACCCATGACTCCCTGGTAGTTAGTGACATGCATGGTGAACCctgctgatgaataaagccatcttcccaCTGAGTCAATTCTTCTACTGTTTTTATTTGGTGGCATGAGGGTTTGTCGATGTtgagatctggattgtgaggcttcGACAAAAAATGAGTTttgagctggttgtttttgaagaaatagagctccagAATCACGGACTCTGTAGAGGTTACTGATtcgtttagacatggtatgggaagaggctAGTTTAGTCCAGGATCATTGAGCGGTGCTGAGTAGAGACAGAAACATCGAGAtgtgtactggagtagttgtatctttagagattGGATCATATATATGATCGGCTGGTTCTGTCAAAGGACAgtggatttggagattgagagacttagccataCTGATCATATGTTGGATGTAAGTTTGGAATTCTTCCGCCAGTGATTGTGGGTCGGCATCAACAAGGTTGAATTCCAGTGAGGTAAATAATACTGACCGTGTCTGAGGTCTGGATCCATGATTGGAATAATCGGGATCGCGTTGGCAGTTGACAGATTGTTGATCAACTTCTGTGTCGATAGGTTGAGTGTCATAGTATTGATGCTTGTGGCTCAATGTTGATGGAGCTggcatgtccatgggcatttgtcgGTGTTGAGGATTTTCTATACAGAGAGATGTCATCCGAGTGTCCATGGCCGTTGTTTGATAAAGTTGCATGTCAGTGTCAAATTTGGGGTCATAGTGATGTCAAGTTTGATGTCATGGTTCTATCAGGTGACAGAAATCGTGCATCAATAGAGGGACAAaacgagtgtccatggaccaggatggatattgagGATCATCGATATCAGAACTTGTGTCTCGGTGATATCAAAATGTAGGTTGTTGATGAtctggtaaagcagtggagtatatagacactggagatgCCGAGTgagaggaatgatttccctcATCTGGATTAACGGGAAAATATCAGGAGGCTGGAGCTCTAAAAGCTTGTAGAAGAAAATTGCTCAACTGTCCCAgatcttttaggtgccaggtagggagcaggttggagtcCATGTGGGTCATGGTGATATGGCCGTTTCAACAGTGATGACTGTCAAGATCAAGGCCTGCCATGAGAAGGTATTGTCGAGCTGGATAAAGCAACAGGCTGATTGGCGGTTGCAGTTTGTCCGGTCGAGAACTggttggggcaaatggcaacccgatgAGAGTGCTGAATGCGAGTCTGAGCCACGTGTGATGAAATATATGGCTCTAAGGACTGTTGGGGCTGATGTCTCTGAGGCGGTCATGGTGGACGATCAGATGTTACagaataaggtatggtctctagttgctttttggagtcaagtgaagcaactatggaagggttgctcgaaagaacagagtgggaggagaagatgttaatcaatcaactctgtcatcccattccagTGAATGGGAGCAGGGCTGATGAAAGGGGATTCCGTCATCATCAGAAGGtgaaccaatagagattgattcagtggtttgttgaggctgctgagagatgactgcagctttagatttatgctgtttaggtcttttaggcagAGAAGGTTCCAGAACTGAAGAGGCTTCAGTGGACATTTGACGTTTAGTGGAGGGCTTCGATACTGAGGATTTCGGTATCGGGTGCtttgatttatgggtttttgaagttttagacaaAGTAGATGGAGCGttggagtgggatggtgtggttgatggatgttgtttttgaggcttcagaaagactcttctccattgctttggtttgtgagatggtcttacaaggaggttgggccatttttattggttgaagggattgttcccaaaaacagagttttaatctggataagtgaGAATGACTCTGTGCTTcaagttcttacaatgctggaAAGAGGAcgtctggtgtgcctctcccaagcaaaaaagacccTTGACGTGGCTGTCGGAGAATGGTATTTTGTTAGCACAGACCATGCAGtgtttaaatgggcccaaagggaccatgaataggagaaaataatttgaggaggaaaagtggtaatgggggggggggggttgctgtggCCAGAGGCcaagcaaagaagaaaagaagaaatctctgatgataatgaatttgtatcttaaagtttaaaggaaaaaaagattgataacaggaaggaatcaggAATAAACTCTCTCACCAAAGTACTTATACGAGGGGAgtggccttattctaatgtgttttttgctactgccgaagctctagaactttccgatgaggctccacgcaggcatggatcacccagagtgtgattcacagaggccacgaagaagaactgtgTTTTATTTGGCAATCTTGGTGAAAGTAGTCTTTTTGCACCTCCCATGACTCACTGTGGAAAGGAGCATACCTCATCCTGAGAACCACATATCTGTGAAGCTTATTCTGACAAAAAAAAGTGCACATAAAACAATGTGCACATTTTCTAATGTGAACAGCCAAAAATGTATACAGTTGTAAAAATTGGTACTATAATGCTCTACTGAACGTTTGCAGAAGTCAATGGGGGCACTGTGCTTATTGCTTGATGAAGCCTGTTAATCTCTAATGTGTCACAAGTCTCATTGTTTCAGTCAACAGAGAAAATATACACATTGCAAAATATCCATATATATCCATATTGCAAAATCATGtctaaaatgcacacacatttcagtgcttgaaaaagaaataaaatcttgTCATTAAGTGGAAAATAAGGCAAAGAGAAAAATGCAGGTCTGATTtggtaaaatataataaaaaacaagatctgggatgtaaatctttgtatgtgtcattcttgcaaagaaggagaaaaaaattcaacagATTTTGTGAATTTCCTACACTTTGGGACTTCTTTATGGAAATTCCCATAAATacgtttttgtttttacttctgtttttgtttttgtattctaCAAAGCTTTCTCTTGAGTGGAAAACCTTGtactttgcacaaaatacaagagATTGtcataaaatataacatttgcacacacataaaagatttagtgttgtttttgttattgtatcAATATACTTGTTGACAAAAAAGGATGATGTTCTTTCAGCTACCATATAGGCATGGGGAGAAAAGATAATGTGTAAGTTTTGATTATAATCTTAACCGAGACTGACAGGCACACCCCTCATTCCCTATTAGGTAATGGTGTAtgtaaatctttttttctttcatcttcgTAGGTAAGGAGAAGAAATTGCAACATTCTTTAATTTGTAAGCAAGTGAATTTTTTTGCCACTCTTGATTTCTCTTTGAATTTGTGAACAAGATTTTTGCATGTGTAAGATATGCACAATAATCCATGCAGAACTGCAACAAAACTGGAAATTAATTATTTAAGACACTGGAAAGTGGTATGCCTTTTTCTTAGTAATAAACCAGTCCTTTACTTGCGCCATGCATTTTTTTGCTTCTGAATTAAAAGGACAATAGTTTTGCACAACGAGAGAGGCTACCTTGGTATTTCCATCACTCTCATCTGGAGGAGAAAAATCTTACAGAACTTTAATATTCCTCTTCAAGGGGTTTCCTTTTGTTGAAACAGCTTAAGTAAACAAGTATGAATAGTTAACAAGTATTCTTCACAACTCAGATGCTGACAGCCCTTAGATTTGGTGATGAGTCTCTGTGGAGGCTAAGATGGCCCAGGAGGACTACAGTTGCAAGTTATTTATCCTCTAGGTAGGAGAAAGGAATAGTGTGCCCCTGTATGAAAAGAATAGACTGCAACTGGGTATAGCCTTGGTAAGTATCTtagagtgttcaccacctcctcAGAGATCTGATGAGGGAGTTGTGGGATTCAGTGGTTATTTGGAGAGCTAAGCTGCCTTTTTTATGCTCGACTTCTGTAAACTCATACATCAACGACCTCCTCCTTCCACAGGAAACCAAGCATAGGTAATTACTATACCAGGGATCTTGAGGGAAACAGAGTAGGATGTGGCTGAATCCTCCCTTATTTGCAAATCATATTTATTAACAGTTTTCATTTCAATGCAGCTTTTAAGGTGCTTTGAAAGAAGATTTTCTGTAAGGCTTTCTGCTTATTTTTGAACACTTCCACTTAATACTCTCCCGTGATTCTTATCTTGCCTTCCTCTAACTTGAGACTCTTAAAATGAAGTCTTAAACGACTACTCATGTCCTTTCTTGGGAAATGGCAAActactatttaaaataaaaatgctgttgaagacaaaaataatgtaaAGAGCAGAGTAGTCTCACTCAGCTATGTCTGCCTCTATTTGTGCACCTATGTTCTCTCTCCATATACACGAGTAATAAGGAAGATAGCTAATCTTATTTGTATGCATTCCCATTTATCTTTCTGTCAACTTGTCATCATGAGATCTAACTTTTAATAAAGTTGTCTTATTTGCTGGCAGAGGAAATGGTTGCTGGATGCACATACTTACTGTTAAAGAGCAGAAGGTTAATAGGTTCAGTGTTGTCATTTTCTACATGTCAAGGATGAAATTTAATATTGTACTGATGGCAGGAGCCATCAGAAGTCTTCTGTAACCACAATGCTATTTTTTTGGAAGGGTATAAAGAAGATTATTTAGTACAACACATTCTGGTACATAATAATGCCATAGGCAGGATCTGTACATGCTTGATCCTAATGTAATGTCATTGTGGGAGTTTCCTttgtttcttgtatttttatCTCAGAATACAATCCAAAGCACACTTACAGATGAAGAATTTTTGCATAATTATCAAATATCTTCATATCATGGCAGGCAGATGTGATATGCTGGAAATAGCTGTCCCTACTGAATTTTACCCTTGCACATGAAGGAAAAGTTTAAGTTCACTTTTTAATAATTTACCAAAATGCTTAACTAGGAAACTCAGATTGAAAAGAacttgaattaaaaacaaaaacaaaaaaagtgggaGGAAATCAAATGGACATTTCTCCCCTACCTCTGCAACAAGGAAACTTTTCTCACTGTGGTGGCTGTCTCTGCAATTTACAGCCTTACTCCTAAAGCTTCGCAATTATATCAGGGATCTACAAGCATGTGAAGCACACCCTGCCTCACCACAAAAGATCTTGTTCAATTTTTGGAAGGCAATGAGGACAGTAATGGAGCAGGGTGGATGTACTGTGCATGTCCTCACTCTCTTGTTGGGTGTCCCTTATTCCCTTAGTATAGCCTAATGACAAACAAGATGTATAATATCCTGAATAGCATTGGGATGATCCAGTTTCTATGTTTTCCATGCTGAATATATTCTCCTTTCATATTCAGCTTTTCTTATCCTTCTTGCACAGTACTGCTCACTGCTTTTAGACCACACTGCGCAGGCTGTATGTTTCTTAACAGGAAGAACATAACTGTGTTCACATATGTAGAAAATCAAAATGCAGTTCCTTTTCATTATTGCTCTTCTTATTTCATTTCCCAACATAAGAGTGGATGCTTCAAGCGACAACAGCTGTAACATAATTACAATTTAACATGGCACTTGATATGCCTGTCATATCTCCAGATTATAGATCTAAATTACTTCAACAAGAGGAGTCCTATCAATAATGCAAGCAAGCACCTGATATGCCTACTGGTCATACCC from the Pogona vitticeps strain Pit_001003342236 chromosome 3, PviZW2.1, whole genome shotgun sequence genome contains:
- the LOC144588279 gene encoding uncharacterized protein LOC144588279, whose translation is MYYILKQGGTHSPSLLYLAVDLCEWCLADHICLTALDIASHDNNLDDLLNHTNSQAHEWELDQSVFLHLCEWWGKPALDLFTSEVQTILLLSWHWQTFLRRCIRQPMAQDPHLPFSAVPTSPQGCGSPITRQTQCHRYSPLVAGTTLVFSPSQSLIRHSPPVSPAPPPHIEQCPSTPPKLTCTAPGSMEDSALLMNVLCQSKKPSTRKAYLYKWNRFKSFTESSSLPSINPSLATVLCFSLHLKSSSFSLPSLRVYLSTIVSYQPPNSLDFFKHPTLKHFLKGLSHIYLDTCPSSPQLSLTLVLQQLTKAPFESLASTDLQLLTFKTVFLVAITSAERASELAALRHDYPYLQFFPG